The Pseudomonadota bacterium nucleotide sequence TTACCGACCTCGATGAAGCGATCATGAAGATTGAGCAACGTAGCGGTAAACTCCCTAAAATCATCGCAACCTCAGCACGGGACGGAGATGACCGCATCTCATACCCGGCGATGCAAGAGATATTCTCTACTGAGGGAGGCTCCTATCTTCTGATCTTCGGCACGGGTTGGGGTATGGGCACGGAGCTGATGGAACGGGCTGATTATGTCCTAAAGCCTATCAACGGCCCCAGTAACTATAACCACCTCTCCGTTCGAGCAGCATGCGCCATTATCCTTGACCGCTTACAGGGCGTGTAGGTAGTGCCGGTTCAAGCGATTTACACGAATTAAAAACAATATTTGAATTACTCCGCACGCTCAGGCAGGATAGGCCACGCTAATCTGTCAGTAATATGTAGCTGCGAAAATCTATGCAAAAAATAGAGCGAATCCCACCAGTGCAGGGAACCTTTGAGGAGCGGGTTGCTAATATAATTGAGACACCCGACGCCATAAAGGCTCAAGATAACCTACGCTCCCTTCTGGATGCAAATGTGCCCACAGAGCAGTTAGCATCGGCGCTCCATAGGATTCTGGCCGCAAAGAGTACCGTTAGAAGTATCGCTCTCATCACACTTTGCTACCTAAGGGTGTGTGGAGACGATGC carries:
- a CDS encoding RNA methyltransferase — its product is MSNKNFSLNVALLHDGMVDKTGRLVTTSVTLIDVHDISRSSRTYGAEALFVAHPSQTIRALVRTIKKHWDGDFGSTYNPNRQDALGILDIVTDLDEAIMKIEQRSGKLPKIIATSARDGDDRISYPAMQEIFSTEGGSYLLIFGTGWGMGTELMERADYVLKPINGPSNYNHLSVRAACAIILDRLQGV